A window of the Arenibacter algicola genome harbors these coding sequences:
- the arsS gene encoding arsenosugar biosynthesis radical SAM (seleno)protein ArsS (Some members of this family are selenoproteins.) encodes MATKSLKARHNPLVTDNKQLEILEGGIFENRELPYFKDKIAQIGRFPLRPKKLEILQINVGYMCNQVCEHCHVDAGPDRKEIMTRETMEQCLEVIRNTGAHTLDLTGGAPEMNPNFRWFVEEAAKAGVQDFIVRSNLTIIRANKKYHDLPEFFKKHNIHVISSMPHYTRGKTDKQRGEGVFNKSIKALQELNAVGYGMPDSSLRLDLVYNPSGAFLPGDQSALERDFKKALIEDFEIQFHNLFAITNLPIARFLDYLMASGNYEDYMYSLVEAYNPSAVENVMCTNTISVSWDGWLYDCDFNQMLGLKVASKIKHIKDYNEEALTDRNIIVSQHCFGCTAGAGSSCQGSVT; translated from the coding sequence ATGGCAACAAAATCTTTAAAAGCAAGGCATAATCCCCTTGTCACAGATAATAAACAATTGGAAATTCTAGAAGGCGGTATTTTCGAAAATAGGGAATTACCCTATTTTAAGGATAAAATCGCCCAAATAGGACGGTTTCCATTGCGCCCCAAAAAATTGGAAATCCTACAGATCAATGTTGGTTATATGTGCAATCAGGTTTGCGAACACTGCCATGTGGATGCAGGTCCGGATAGAAAAGAAATAATGACCCGGGAAACCATGGAGCAATGTTTGGAGGTTATACGCAATACCGGTGCCCATACCTTGGATCTAACAGGAGGTGCCCCTGAGATGAACCCTAATTTTAGATGGTTTGTGGAAGAGGCTGCCAAGGCTGGAGTACAGGATTTCATAGTACGTTCCAACCTAACTATTATTAGAGCCAATAAAAAATATCACGATCTTCCGGAGTTTTTTAAAAAGCACAATATCCATGTTATTTCCTCAATGCCGCATTATACCCGTGGCAAAACGGACAAACAGCGGGGGGAAGGAGTGTTCAACAAGTCGATCAAAGCACTTCAGGAATTGAATGCAGTGGGATATGGTATGCCGGATAGTTCGTTGAGATTGGATCTGGTCTATAATCCCTCTGGCGCTTTTTTACCTGGTGACCAGTCGGCGCTGGAGCGCGACTTTAAGAAGGCGCTAATAGAGGATTTTGAAATTCAATTCCATAATCTCTTTGCCATAACAAATCTACCAATTGCACGTTTTTTGGATTATTTGATGGCTTCAGGGAACTATGAAGATTATATGTATTCCCTAGTAGAGGCGTATAACCCGTCTGCTGTGGAAAATGTTATGTGTACCAATACCATTTCGGTGAGTTGGGATGGATGGTTGTATGATTGCGACTTTAATCAGATGTTGGGCCTGAAAGTGGCCAGCAAAATCAAACACATAAAGGACTATAACGAAGAGGCTCTTACAGATAGGAACATTATAGTTTCACAACACTGTTTTGGTTGTACGGCAGGAGCGGGGAGTAGTTGTCAGGGGTCCGTTACCTAA
- a CDS encoding TetR/AcrR family transcriptional regulator, which translates to MDKQLKRMATMQRIQTTGLEVFYQKGYFNTSIDDILKELSLSKGAFYYHFQSKEEYFISIVQNLLFRRVYSSLIEPIEGQEDPLNKIVACFDDALETAEHNFLDYGFVLSNFITEFNGKNPDIMNYLQDILKVWEVNLVTALQKGKTDGYVDRHVDSEAVATYLISSYIGIRTLMVEGNSKMLRYKYIQQLRQYFKLIEYKEPA; encoded by the coding sequence ATGGATAAACAATTGAAACGCATGGCTACCATGCAACGTATACAAACTACTGGCTTGGAGGTTTTTTACCAAAAGGGCTATTTTAATACAAGTATAGACGACATTTTAAAGGAACTCTCCCTATCCAAAGGGGCCTTTTATTACCATTTTCAATCCAAGGAGGAGTATTTTATAAGTATTGTCCAGAACCTGCTTTTTAGAAGGGTGTACAGTAGTTTAATTGAACCTATTGAAGGCCAAGAAGATCCCTTGAACAAGATTGTTGCCTGTTTTGATGATGCCTTGGAAACTGCAGAGCACAACTTTCTGGATTACGGATTCGTTTTGAGCAACTTCATTACTGAATTTAACGGGAAGAACCCCGACATAATGAACTACCTACAGGATATTTTGAAGGTATGGGAAGTTAATTTGGTAACGGCCCTTCAAAAAGGAAAAACGGATGGATATGTAGACAGGCATGTAGATAGTGAAGCTGTGGCTACCTACCTCATTTCGTCCTATATCGGGATTCGGACTTTAATGGTTGAAGGTAACAGTAAGATGTTGCGATATAAGTATATTCAACAACTTCGTCAATACTTTAAATTAATAGAGTACAAAGAGCCGGCATAA
- a CDS encoding glycosyltransferase family 9 protein: MGDVAMTVPVISALVEQHPHIKVTVLTRAFFSPFFSELNNVRVYEADVKGQHKGVFGLWKLYKELKGLNIDMVADLHNVLRSNILKQYFRLGSIPFIQVDKGRAEKKALTSLINKVFEPLKTTHQRYADVFGKLGIPIDLENAGPLPKRAITPSTMELIKGKEQKWIGIAPFAAFDGKMYPLDLMEKVVTALNATDHYRILFFGGGEKEKELLDKWADKFRNSTNLVGKLTFMEELALISQLNLMLAMDSGNAHLAALFGIPTITLWGVTHPYAGFYPFKQDPRNALLADREQFPLIPTSVYGNKYPPGYENAMRSIAPENVLSKIEEILNKKILP, from the coding sequence ATGGGTGATGTGGCCATGACCGTTCCTGTTATATCGGCCTTGGTGGAACAACATCCACACATTAAAGTTACCGTACTGACCAGAGCGTTTTTTAGCCCCTTTTTTTCTGAACTTAACAATGTAAGGGTTTATGAAGCGGATGTAAAGGGCCAACACAAAGGTGTTTTTGGACTTTGGAAGCTCTACAAGGAACTTAAAGGCCTGAACATAGATATGGTTGCCGATTTGCACAATGTGCTGCGCAGCAACATTCTTAAGCAATATTTTAGGCTGGGATCCATTCCGTTTATCCAAGTAGATAAGGGCAGGGCAGAGAAGAAGGCATTGACCTCCCTGATCAATAAGGTTTTTGAACCCTTGAAAACTACCCACCAGCGATATGCGGATGTTTTTGGGAAATTGGGAATACCTATAGATTTGGAAAATGCTGGTCCACTGCCTAAAAGGGCAATAACTCCTTCCACAATGGAATTAATTAAGGGCAAAGAGCAAAAATGGATAGGCATTGCTCCTTTTGCAGCCTTTGATGGTAAAATGTATCCTTTGGATTTGATGGAAAAGGTCGTTACTGCATTAAACGCAACCGATCATTACAGAATTCTGTTTTTTGGTGGTGGGGAAAAGGAAAAGGAACTATTGGATAAATGGGCCGATAAATTCCGCAATAGTACTAATCTGGTGGGTAAATTGACCTTCATGGAGGAATTGGCCTTAATCTCCCAGCTAAATCTGATGTTGGCCATGGATAGTGGCAATGCCCATTTGGCAGCATTATTTGGGATCCCTACCATAACTTTGTGGGGAGTTACCCATCCCTATGCAGGATTCTATCCGTTTAAACAAGATCCCCGAAATGCCTTATTGGCGGATAGGGAGCAATTTCCATTGATCCCAACTTCGGTCTATGGAAACAAATACCCACCTGGGTATGAAAATGCAATGCGCTCCATTGCTCCTGAGAATGTTCTTTCAAAAATTGAGGAAATCCTAAACAAGAAAATATTACCGTAG
- a CDS encoding DUF4254 domain-containing protein, producing the protein MFSDFAFKIFEESIEKYHLKDDVSQEFNNPYPKDDISHLLYRKNWIDTVQWHYEDIIRDPNIEPVAALKLKRQIDASNQDRTDLVEFIDSYFLNKYQLVEKRKDATINTESPAWAIDRLSILALKIYHMQEEVNRTDASQEHIQKCQNKLNVLLEQKKDLCSAIDQLLKDIESGKKYMKVYKQMKMYNDNELNPVLRKAP; encoded by the coding sequence ATGTTCAGTGATTTTGCCTTTAAAATATTTGAAGAAAGCATCGAAAAATATCATCTAAAGGATGACGTATCCCAAGAGTTTAACAACCCCTATCCAAAGGACGATATATCCCATCTCCTATATCGCAAAAATTGGATAGATACGGTACAATGGCATTATGAAGATATTATACGTGACCCCAATATTGAACCGGTAGCCGCACTAAAATTAAAAAGACAGATTGATGCCAGTAATCAGGATAGGACAGACCTGGTGGAATTTATTGACAGTTACTTTCTGAATAAATACCAATTGGTAGAAAAAAGGAAGGATGCCACTATAAATACCGAAAGTCCGGCTTGGGCCATAGACCGACTTTCGATTTTGGCCCTGAAAATATACCATATGCAGGAAGAGGTAAATAGAACGGATGCCTCCCAAGAACATATCCAAAAATGCCAAAATAAACTTAATGTACTATTGGAACAAAAGAAGGACCTATGTTCTGCTATAGATCAATTATTAAAAGACATCGAATCTGGGAAAAAATACATGAAAGTGTACAAGCAGATGAAAATGTACAATGATAATGAACTAAATCCTGTTCTCCGCAAAGCTCCCTAA
- a CDS encoding LTA synthase family protein, translated as MISSIFGRTKPINYIILLVFLFFFYWFVHFFIFLKSYSPEQLLGQTAILGFLSFSIFVVNFIALRNKITGGNSLAILFYTLLIVLFPEVLLDPNAILCSFFLLLAIRRILSFRSLKNLKLKIFDASFWILIASLFYDWAILYLVVVIVAIYFYEPKNITNWLVPFTAIIAMVLIMLAVLALGNNMDFLRDHYYFDFQFNAVYFYDWSNSTILFLYVSIVLLCGFLAFLKLGSVGVGKIVTMRLVVLFFFIGLLVKVLKSAPDTHPILITFFPAVVFITTYVQSIKKDSVREIVLMASVIVPFIVFLTNALMK; from the coding sequence ATGATTTCAAGCATTTTTGGAAGAACAAAACCAATAAATTATATAATACTGCTGGTATTCCTGTTTTTTTTCTATTGGTTTGTCCATTTTTTCATATTCCTAAAATCCTATTCACCAGAACAATTATTAGGACAAACAGCTATTCTGGGCTTCTTATCGTTCAGCATTTTTGTGGTCAATTTTATTGCCCTAAGAAATAAGATCACTGGTGGCAATTCCTTGGCAATCCTTTTTTACACGCTTTTAATAGTACTTTTTCCGGAAGTACTTTTAGACCCCAATGCCATTCTCTGTAGTTTTTTTTTATTACTCGCCATCCGTAGAATCTTAAGTTTCCGGAGCCTTAAAAACCTTAAATTAAAAATTTTCGATGCCTCTTTTTGGATATTGATAGCTAGTTTATTCTATGACTGGGCCATATTGTATCTCGTTGTCGTAATTGTTGCCATATACTTTTATGAACCTAAGAATATTACAAATTGGTTGGTCCCATTCACTGCAATTATTGCTATGGTACTAATTATGCTGGCAGTGCTGGCGCTGGGCAATAATATGGATTTTTTAAGGGATCATTATTATTTCGACTTTCAGTTCAATGCTGTTTATTTCTATGACTGGAGCAATAGCACCATATTATTTCTTTATGTTTCCATAGTTTTGCTTTGTGGTTTTTTGGCTTTTTTAAAACTGGGTAGTGTAGGAGTAGGCAAAATAGTGACCATGCGCCTTGTAGTCCTGTTCTTTTTTATAGGCTTGTTGGTGAAAGTTTTGAAATCCGCACCCGACACCCACCCTATTTTAATTACCTTTTTCCCCGCAGTAGTTTTTATAACCACTTATGTCCAATCCATTAAAAAGGATAGTGTCCGTGAAATTGTATTAATGGCATCCGTTATAGTTCCCTTTATCGTTTTTCTGACCAATGCGCTTATGAAGTAA
- a CDS encoding DUF6341 family protein: protein MDSFFYGIEDLFVNVLFAPFDAMRAMENWWGANTLNWIFMLIGSAAFVYWMLELKKYNDSGEENKDATAHSYL, encoded by the coding sequence ATGGATTCATTTTTTTACGGTATAGAGGATTTATTTGTAAATGTGCTTTTTGCACCATTTGACGCTATGCGTGCTATGGAGAATTGGTGGGGAGCCAATACATTAAATTGGATTTTTATGCTTATCGGCTCTGCTGCCTTTGTTTATTGGATGTTGGAGTTGAAAAAATACAATGATAGTGGTGAGGAGAATAAAGACGCAACCGCACACTCCTACCTATAA
- the purD gene encoding phosphoribosylamine--glycine ligase, with product MNILILGAGGREHTLAWKLKQSPKLKNLYVAPGNAGTAAIAKNVPIGVNDFEAIKKCVLSENIEMVIVGPEDPLVNGVHDFFLNDADLKNIPVIGPQKAAATLEGSKQFAKEFMMRHNIPTAAYESFTAQTLEKGYAFLETLKPPYVLKADGLAAGKGVLILNNLQEAKDELKTMLIDSKFGAASTTVVIEEFLDGIELSCFVLTDGKGFKVLPTAKDYKRIGEGDTGLNTGGMGAISPVPFADKLFMDIVLERIVKPTVEGFKLDNLPYKGFVFIGLIKVGDEPKVIEYNVRMGDPETEVVIPRIKNDLVEVFEAVANQNLDSIDLEIDERAATTVMAVSGGYPEAYGKGMEITGFENIEDAVVFHAGTELKEGRVLTNGGRVMAVTAYGADYKEALKKSYKNMEKLQFDKMYFRKDLGFDL from the coding sequence ATGAATATCCTGATCCTTGGTGCCGGAGGGCGCGAACATACCTTAGCTTGGAAGCTAAAACAAAGTCCAAAACTTAAAAATCTTTATGTGGCTCCCGGCAATGCGGGTACCGCTGCAATAGCCAAAAATGTACCCATTGGTGTAAACGATTTTGAGGCCATTAAAAAATGTGTGCTTTCGGAAAATATCGAAATGGTCATTGTAGGCCCTGAGGATCCCTTGGTTAATGGGGTGCACGATTTTTTCCTCAATGATGCCGACTTAAAAAATATCCCTGTCATTGGCCCACAAAAAGCAGCGGCTACCCTGGAAGGCAGCAAGCAGTTTGCCAAGGAGTTTATGATGCGCCATAACATCCCTACCGCTGCCTATGAAAGTTTCACCGCCCAAACTTTAGAAAAAGGCTATGCTTTTTTGGAAACCCTTAAACCACCCTACGTATTAAAAGCGGACGGACTGGCTGCAGGGAAAGGGGTTTTGATACTAAATAACCTACAGGAAGCCAAGGACGAACTGAAGACCATGCTGATCGACTCCAAATTTGGGGCTGCAAGCACTACTGTAGTAATTGAGGAGTTTTTGGATGGGATTGAACTTAGTTGTTTTGTGCTTACCGATGGAAAAGGTTTTAAGGTCCTACCCACCGCAAAAGATTATAAAAGAATTGGTGAAGGTGATACCGGATTGAATACAGGCGGTATGGGGGCCATTTCCCCAGTTCCTTTCGCAGATAAGCTTTTTATGGATATAGTACTTGAGCGAATCGTAAAGCCTACCGTAGAGGGCTTTAAATTGGATAATCTACCTTATAAGGGATTTGTGTTCATAGGTTTGATAAAAGTAGGGGACGAACCCAAAGTAATTGAATACAATGTGCGAATGGGTGATCCTGAAACCGAGGTGGTAATACCAAGAATTAAAAATGATCTGGTCGAGGTTTTTGAAGCCGTTGCAAACCAAAACTTGGATAGCATCGACCTGGAAATAGATGAACGTGCTGCCACCACAGTAATGGCAGTGTCCGGTGGTTATCCGGAAGCTTATGGGAAAGGAATGGAAATAACAGGTTTTGAGAATATAGAAGATGCCGTGGTATTCCATGCTGGAACGGAGTTAAAAGAAGGCCGGGTCTTGACCAATGGAGGTAGGGTTATGGCGGTTACCGCATATGGTGCCGATTACAAGGAAGCACTAAAGAAATCCTATAAAAACATGGAGAAACTACAATTTGATAAGATGTACTTTCGCAAAGACCTAGGATTCGATCTATAA
- a CDS encoding UDP-glucuronic acid decarboxylase family protein, with amino-acid sequence MKKVLITGAAGFLGSHLCDRFIKEGYYVIAMDNLITGDLKNIEHLFPLEQFEFQHHDVSKFVHIPGKLDYILHFASPASPIDYLKIPIETLKVGSLGTLNLLGLAKEKKARILVASTSEVYGDPLVHPQSEDYYGNVSPIGPRGVYDEAKRFMESITMAYHRFHGVDTRIVRIFNTYGSRMRLNDGRVVPAFMGQALRGEDLTVFGDGSQTRSFCYIDDQVEGIYRLLMSNYTDPINIGNPHETTIKQFAEEIIKLTGTDQKIIYKPLPQDDPMQREPDITRAKEILGWEPKVNRAEGLKKVYEYFKSLSPEELQKKEHREFLTK; translated from the coding sequence ATGAAAAAAGTACTTATCACCGGGGCTGCCGGATTTTTGGGATCGCATTTATGCGATCGCTTTATAAAAGAAGGTTATTACGTTATTGCCATGGATAACCTGATTACCGGTGACCTTAAGAATATTGAACATCTTTTCCCCTTGGAACAATTTGAGTTTCAACACCACGATGTCTCCAAATTTGTACATATTCCAGGGAAACTCGACTATATCCTGCATTTTGCCTCTCCCGCAAGTCCCATAGATTACTTAAAGATCCCCATTGAAACCCTAAAGGTTGGTTCCTTGGGTACCTTAAACTTGTTGGGCCTTGCCAAAGAAAAAAAAGCTAGGATATTGGTTGCCTCTACTTCGGAGGTGTACGGTGATCCCCTAGTGCATCCGCAAAGTGAGGACTATTACGGCAACGTTAGCCCAATTGGACCACGTGGGGTTTATGATGAGGCCAAAAGATTTATGGAATCCATTACCATGGCCTATCATCGTTTTCACGGCGTTGATACACGTATCGTTCGTATTTTCAACACCTATGGGTCCAGGATGAGATTGAACGACGGAAGGGTGGTACCTGCCTTTATGGGACAGGCCCTAAGAGGCGAGGATCTTACCGTTTTTGGGGATGGTTCCCAAACAAGATCCTTTTGCTATATAGACGATCAGGTGGAGGGTATCTACCGCTTATTGATGAGCAACTATACCGATCCCATAAATATTGGCAATCCACATGAAACAACGATCAAGCAATTTGCAGAGGAAATTATTAAACTTACTGGAACGGACCAGAAAATAATATACAAGCCCTTGCCACAAGATGATCCCATGCAGCGTGAGCCAGACATTACGAGGGCTAAGGAAATATTGGGATGGGAGCCTAAAGTGAACAGGGCCGAGGGCCTTAAGAAAGTCTACGAATATTTCAAATCCCTTTCCCCAGAAGAACTACAAAAAAAAGAACACCGGGAATTCTTGACCAAATAG
- a CDS encoding glycosyltransferase family 4 protein — protein MNFLETAISVFIGAFLLTYLTIPKIIKVVEYKRLMDDPNHRSSHQNKTPTLGGVAFYYTFVIALFFIRGWNTFEEGMYIIPGLTILFIIGLKDDLVVISAGSKLIAQTLAISFVLVNEGFTIYSLNGFLNINEIPYYLYIVIGGFMMLTIINSYNLIDGIDGLASVVGVVIMLIYTTIFYLTEEYYYALISITMNASLIAFLGFNISSDRKIFMGDTGSLIVGFIISILTLKFLALKPNTYVDLPFLLENAPLIAISILIVPLFDTARVFAIRLVNKKGPFSPDRNHTHHVLIDYWGLSHKQASFLVGCFNLIFVMLFIVLGSTAKNLGMVIFLVSVVILLAYIFFRFNYSFSTLKQKIKIKRKVEKIKEKVDNPIKKKSPQRNHKNNDK, from the coding sequence GTGAATTTTCTAGAAACCGCCATATCTGTATTCATCGGAGCCTTCTTGCTTACATATTTGACCATCCCTAAAATAATTAAGGTTGTTGAATATAAAAGATTAATGGACGATCCCAACCACAGAAGTTCACATCAGAATAAAACTCCAACCTTAGGGGGTGTAGCCTTTTATTACACCTTTGTGATTGCCTTATTCTTTATCCGTGGGTGGAATACCTTTGAAGAAGGTATGTACATTATTCCGGGTTTGACAATACTTTTTATAATAGGTCTAAAGGATGATTTGGTAGTAATATCCGCTGGGTCCAAACTAATTGCCCAAACATTAGCTATTTCTTTTGTTTTAGTGAATGAGGGGTTTACCATTTACTCCCTGAATGGCTTCCTCAATATCAACGAAATTCCTTATTATTTATATATTGTTATTGGCGGTTTCATGATGTTGACAATAATAAATAGTTATAATCTAATAGATGGCATAGACGGACTAGCCTCCGTAGTGGGAGTCGTAATTATGCTTATATATACAACAATATTTTATTTGACAGAGGAATATTATTATGCGCTAATATCTATCACAATGAATGCTAGTCTTATAGCATTTTTGGGATTTAATATCTCTTCCGACAGAAAAATATTCATGGGTGACACTGGCTCTTTAATTGTAGGTTTTATTATTAGTATTTTAACACTCAAATTTCTTGCTTTAAAGCCGAATACGTACGTAGACCTACCCTTTTTATTGGAAAATGCTCCTTTAATAGCTATAAGTATCTTAATTGTTCCCCTTTTCGATACCGCCAGGGTATTTGCAATTCGCCTAGTGAATAAAAAAGGTCCATTTTCACCAGATCGCAATCATACCCATCACGTCTTAATAGACTATTGGGGACTATCCCATAAACAAGCCAGTTTTCTTGTAGGTTGTTTTAATTTGATTTTTGTAATGCTTTTCATTGTATTAGGTAGTACAGCCAAAAATTTAGGAATGGTGATTTTTCTAGTGTCCGTTGTAATTTTGCTAGCCTACATTTTTTTCAGATTTAACTACAGCTTTTCCACATTAAAACAAAAAATAAAAATTAAACGAAAGGTGGAAAAAATAAAAGAAAAAGTGGACAACCCAATTAAAAAGAAAAGTCCTCAAAGAAACCACAAGAATAACGACAAATGA
- a CDS encoding glycosyltransferase family 4 protein — translation MKLLFLTDNFPPEFNAPATRTHEHCKEWVKNGVDVTVITCVPNFPEGKVYKGYKNKFYQKEIIDGIKVIRVWTYITANEGFFKRTIDYISFMISSFLIGLFIKCDVIIATSPQFFTAISGRWLSFWKRAKWVMEIRDIWPESIKAVGAMKNNPVISFFEYLEHKMYLNAWKIITVTDSFKKQLIDKHKIKEDKIEVVKNGANMELYGPKPKNQRLLEEHGLKGKFIIGYIGTHGMAHKLDFILDCAKDIKDSKIHFLFLGTGAEKENLLAQKRKFGIHNVTMLDPVEKKLVSEYISILDVGLVNLRKSDTFKSVIPSKIFELTAMHKPILLGVEGEAKNLIQQYNVGLAFIPENKVDFLEKMQLLKNQITIDPNIFKLMLIDFDRTHLALKMLRFIDK, via the coding sequence ATGAAATTACTTTTTCTAACTGACAATTTTCCTCCTGAATTCAATGCTCCCGCTACTAGAACCCATGAACATTGTAAAGAATGGGTGAAAAACGGGGTCGACGTAACTGTTATAACATGTGTCCCGAATTTCCCAGAAGGGAAAGTATATAAGGGCTATAAAAACAAATTTTATCAAAAGGAAATTATTGATGGCATTAAAGTGATTCGGGTATGGACCTATATAACGGCAAATGAAGGATTTTTCAAAAGAACTATAGATTACATCAGTTTTATGATCTCTTCATTCTTGATCGGGTTATTTATAAAATGCGATGTAATTATAGCAACCTCGCCACAATTTTTCACTGCCATTTCTGGCCGTTGGCTTTCATTTTGGAAACGAGCGAAATGGGTGATGGAAATACGAGATATTTGGCCAGAGTCGATAAAAGCAGTTGGCGCAATGAAAAATAATCCTGTGATTTCATTTTTTGAATATTTGGAGCATAAAATGTATCTTAATGCATGGAAGATAATTACAGTAACAGATTCTTTTAAAAAACAATTAATTGATAAACATAAAATTAAAGAAGATAAAATTGAAGTTGTAAAAAATGGTGCAAATATGGAATTATATGGTCCAAAGCCTAAAAATCAGAGGCTTTTGGAAGAACATGGTCTCAAAGGTAAGTTTATAATTGGTTATATAGGTACACATGGTATGGCCCATAAACTAGATTTTATTTTGGACTGTGCAAAGGATATTAAGGATAGTAAAATACATTTTCTTTTTTTAGGCACTGGAGCTGAAAAAGAAAATCTATTAGCCCAAAAAAGAAAATTTGGCATCCACAATGTTACTATGTTAGACCCGGTCGAAAAAAAATTAGTAAGCGAATATATATCCATTTTAGATGTTGGCTTAGTTAACCTAAGGAAGTCGGACACCTTTAAATCTGTAATCCCATCAAAAATTTTTGAATTAACAGCCATGCACAAACCCATTTTACTAGGTGTAGAAGGAGAGGCAAAGAACCTAATTCAACAATACAATGTTGGATTAGCTTTCATTCCGGAAAATAAAGTCGATTTTCTTGAAAAAATGCAGCTATTAAAAAATCAAATCACAATTGATCCAAATATATTTAAATTAATGCTGATTGATTTTGACAGAACTCACTTAGCATTGAAGATGTTAAGGTTTATTGACAAATAA